Proteins co-encoded in one Streptomyces roseochromogenus subsp. oscitans DS 12.976 genomic window:
- a CDS encoding GatB/YqeY domain-containing protein, which yields MTTTLKSKLQDDLNAAIKGRDELRSSTLRLTLAAITKEEVAGKEKRELSDDEVLKVITREAKKRREAAEAFAQGGRAESAEREKAEGEVLAEYLPKPLSDDELNAIVAQAVEEAKAAGAEGPRAMGAVMKIVNPKVAGQAEGGRVAAAVKKLLQG from the coding sequence ATGACCACCACGCTCAAGTCGAAGCTGCAGGACGACCTCAACGCCGCGATCAAGGGGCGCGACGAGCTCCGCTCCTCGACGCTCCGGCTGACGCTCGCCGCGATCACCAAGGAGGAGGTCGCGGGCAAGGAGAAGCGGGAGCTCTCCGACGACGAGGTCCTCAAGGTCATCACTCGCGAGGCGAAGAAGCGCCGGGAGGCCGCTGAGGCCTTCGCGCAGGGTGGCCGGGCCGAGTCGGCCGAGCGGGAGAAGGCGGAGGGTGAGGTGCTCGCCGAGTACCTGCCGAAGCCGCTGTCCGACGACGAGCTGAACGCGATCGTCGCCCAGGCCGTGGAAGAGGCGAAGGCGGCCGGCGCCGAGGGGCCGCGGGCCATGGGTGCCGTCATGAAGATCGTGAACCCGAAGGTGGCCGGCCAGGCCGAGGGCGGCCGCGTCGCCGCCGCGGTGAAGAAGCTGCTCCAGGGCTGA
- a CDS encoding metallophosphoesterase — translation MRARYGVPLGIMAAGAAGLAYAAGFEARSFRLRRVTVPVLPPGMRPLRVLQVSDIHMVSGQRKKQRWLQSLAGLRPDFVINTGDNLSDPEGVPEVLDALGPLMEFPGAYVFGSNDYYGPKLRNPARYLMEKANGRHGLNGNAPAVGAIHNPWEDLRDGFDTAGWLNLTNTRGVLKVEGVSIELTGLDDPHIRRDRYTQVAGGPSGTYDFSMGVVHAPYLRVLDSFTADDYPLILAGHTHGGQLCIPFYGALVTNCDLDTDRVKGLSTHTADGHTSYLHVSAGCGTNRYTPVRFACPPEATLLTLAGR, via the coding sequence ATGCGCGCGCGATACGGAGTACCTCTGGGAATCATGGCGGCAGGCGCCGCCGGTCTGGCGTACGCGGCGGGTTTCGAGGCCCGCTCCTTCCGCCTCCGACGAGTGACGGTCCCGGTCCTCCCGCCGGGCATGCGCCCGCTGCGCGTGCTGCAGGTCTCCGACATCCACATGGTGAGCGGCCAGCGCAAGAAGCAGCGGTGGCTGCAGTCGCTGGCGGGCCTGCGCCCGGACTTCGTGATCAACACGGGCGACAACCTGTCCGACCCGGAGGGCGTGCCGGAGGTCCTGGACGCACTCGGCCCGCTGATGGAGTTCCCGGGCGCGTACGTGTTCGGCTCCAACGACTACTACGGCCCCAAACTCCGCAACCCCGCCCGCTACTTGATGGAGAAGGCGAACGGCCGCCACGGCCTGAACGGCAACGCGCCGGCCGTCGGCGCCATCCACAACCCGTGGGAAGACCTGCGCGACGGCTTCGACACGGCGGGCTGGCTGAACCTGACGAACACACGGGGTGTCCTGAAGGTCGAGGGCGTCTCGATCGAGCTGACCGGCCTCGACGACCCCCATATCAGGCGCGATCGCTACACCCAGGTGGCGGGCGGCCCCTCAGGCACCTACGACTTCTCGATGGGCGTGGTCCACGCCCCGTACCTGCGTGTCCTGGACTCCTTCACGGCGGACGACTACCCCCTGATCCTGGCCGGCCACACCCACGGCGGCCAGCTGTGCATCCCCTTCTACGGCGCCCTCGTCACCAACTGCGACCTGGACACGGACCGGGTGAAGGGCCTCTCCACCCACACGGCGGACGGCCACACCTCCTACCTCCACGTCTCAGCAGGCTGCGGCACCAACCGCTACACCCCGGTCCGCTTCGCGTGCCCACCGGAAGCGACACTGCTGACGTTGGCGGGGCGGTAG